In a genomic window of Gloeocapsopsis dulcis:
- the rpmI gene encoding 50S ribosomal protein L35, translating to MPKLKTRKAAAKRFRATGSGKIVRRKAFKNHLLQHKSSARKRRLSQMEVVDERDEKNVRLMLPYL from the coding sequence ATGCCAAAACTCAAAACCCGAAAAGCAGCGGCAAAAAGATTCCGCGCTACTGGAAGTGGCAAAATAGTCCGCCGCAAAGCGTTTAAAAACCACCTCTTACAGCATAAATCTTCTGCTCGCAAGCGTCGCTTGTCCCAAATGGAAGTTGTTGATGAACGCGATGAAAAGAACGTTCGCTTGATGTTGCCCTATTTGTAA
- the rplT gene encoding 50S ribosomal protein L20 has translation MTRVKRGNVARKRRKKILKLAKGFRGSHSTLFRTANQQVMKALRSAYRDRKKRKRDFRRLWITRINAAARQHDMSYSQLIGNLKKANIQLNRKMLAQMAVLDPASFGKVAEMANQARG, from the coding sequence ATGACACGAGTAAAACGTGGTAATGTGGCGCGCAAGCGTCGTAAAAAAATTCTTAAACTGGCTAAAGGTTTTCGCGGTTCGCACTCCACTTTGTTTCGCACTGCAAACCAGCAAGTAATGAAGGCACTACGTAGTGCTTATCGCGATCGCAAAAAACGCAAGCGTGATTTTCGGCGGTTATGGATTACCCGCATTAATGCGGCGGCAAGACAACATGATATGAGCTACAGCCAACTCATAGGAAACTTGAAAAAAGCCAATATTCAACTCAACCGCAAAATGTTGGCACAAATGGCAGTTCTCGATCCAGCAAGTTTTGGTAAAGTCGCAGAAATGGCAAACCAAGCACGGGGATGA
- a CDS encoding transporter substrate-binding domain-containing protein, protein MNFRASIVSDRWEIPFAVAAHAADLPEIKQRGYLLVAVKDNLRPLGYRDAQGNLQGLEIELAQRLAQDLLGSINAVQFQPVANRDRLAVVLDNQVDLTIANVTVTESRARLISFSLPYYFDGTAIITKIPSVQNLSDFAARRIAVLKGSSTISTIRYLIPSAQLIGVDSYTQAYSLLEANAADAFAADASVLSGWVQEYPQYRLLPTLLSAEPLAVVMPKGLQYNALRQQVNTAITRYLSEGWLQQRASYWGLPINQKARSED, encoded by the coding sequence ATGAATTTTAGAGCAAGTATTGTAAGCGATCGCTGGGAAATTCCATTTGCGGTCGCAGCTCATGCTGCTGATTTACCAGAAATTAAACAACGTGGCTATCTGCTAGTTGCCGTTAAAGATAATTTGCGTCCACTTGGCTATCGTGACGCCCAAGGAAATCTTCAAGGGCTGGAAATTGAACTAGCACAACGTCTAGCTCAAGACTTGCTGGGGAGTATTAATGCCGTTCAATTTCAACCTGTCGCCAACCGCGATCGCTTAGCAGTAGTTCTAGATAACCAAGTCGATCTCACTATTGCCAACGTTACGGTGACAGAATCCCGTGCGCGATTGATCAGTTTTAGTCTTCCTTACTACTTTGACGGAACTGCAATTATCACTAAAATTCCTTCAGTACAGAACCTCAGCGATTTTGCTGCTAGAAGAATAGCAGTCTTAAAAGGTTCGAGTACCATTTCCACAATCCGTTATCTTATACCCTCAGCCCAATTAATCGGGGTTGATTCTTATACGCAAGCATACTCCCTGCTAGAAGCGAATGCTGCCGATGCCTTTGCCGCCGATGCCAGTGTTTTAAGTGGCTGGGTACAAGAATACCCACAATACCGATTGCTACCAACGTTACTATCTGCAGAACCACTAGCAGTCGTTATGCCAAAAGGGTTGCAGTATAATGCTTTGCGACAACAGGTAAACACCGCGATCACCCGTTACTTATCTGAAGGATGGTTACAACAACGCGCTAGCTATTGGGGATTACCAATTAATCAGAAAGCTAGATCGGAAGATTGA
- a CDS encoding tetratricopeptide repeat protein, whose amino-acid sequence MDNSLAIVYLAILLVLLSIAGFTVFRQIFKTRKIENALSRLQKKLNKEKGTTQEYYELASIYLDKKVYAQAISLFQKALKTAEQEAEENIAPIYNGLGYAYFAQEQYDLAIRNYKEALKCQPQYLIALNNLAHAYERKSLTTQALQTYEQALEVEPNNSTAKRRSEKLRRRLVTSE is encoded by the coding sequence ATGGATAACTCTTTAGCTATTGTTTATCTTGCTATCTTGCTAGTGCTACTATCAATAGCTGGTTTTACTGTCTTCCGTCAGATCTTTAAAACCCGCAAAATAGAAAATGCACTCTCGCGGCTTCAAAAAAAGCTCAACAAAGAAAAAGGCACAACTCAAGAGTATTATGAGTTAGCAAGCATTTATTTAGATAAGAAAGTTTATGCTCAAGCAATCTCACTGTTTCAAAAAGCCTTAAAAACAGCTGAACAAGAAGCTGAAGAAAATATTGCTCCCATATACAACGGGTTGGGTTACGCCTACTTTGCCCAAGAACAGTATGACTTGGCAATTCGTAATTACAAAGAAGCTTTAAAATGTCAACCCCAGTACCTCATTGCACTCAATAATTTAGCTCATGCTTACGAACGCAAGAGTCTGACAACTCAAGCTTTACAAACTTACGAGCAAGCGCTAGAAGTTGAACCTAATAATTCCACTGCTAAGCGGAGATCTGAGAAGCTGCGTAGAAGATTAGTGACTTCGGAGTAA
- a CDS encoding photosystem II protein Y, with amino-acid sequence MDMRVAFVLLPVIAAASWAVFNIAPAAIRQIQAFLNREA; translated from the coding sequence ATTGATATGCGTGTTGCTTTCGTGTTGCTTCCTGTTATTGCTGCAGCAAGTTGGGCAGTTTTCAATATTGCTCCTGCAGCAATTAGACAAATTCAGGCTTTTCTAAACAGGGAAGCCTAG
- a CDS encoding gamma carbonic anhydrase family protein has protein sequence MSVISYWSDPDLSAAAFVADNATVIGKVTVAAGVNVWYGAVIRGDIERIEIGEYTNIQDGAILHGDPGKPTILEDHVTVGHRAVVHSAYIERGSLIGIGAVILDGVRIGAGSIIGAGAVVNKDVPPRSLVVGVPGKCIREVSETEAAELMTHARRYEKLALVHAGKGSDLGFTP, from the coding sequence GTGTCTGTTATATCTTATTGGAGCGATCCTGACCTTTCTGCTGCTGCTTTTGTTGCTGATAATGCTACAGTTATCGGCAAAGTTACAGTCGCCGCTGGAGTCAACGTTTGGTATGGTGCTGTGATTCGTGGTGATATCGAGCGAATTGAGATTGGAGAGTACACAAATATTCAAGATGGCGCAATTCTCCATGGCGATCCTGGTAAGCCTACAATTTTGGAGGATCATGTCACTGTGGGACACCGAGCAGTTGTGCATTCAGCATATATTGAACGAGGCAGCTTAATTGGCATCGGCGCAGTGATCTTGGATGGAGTCAGGATCGGAGCTGGAAGCATTATTGGTGCTGGTGCAGTTGTTAATAAGGATGTTCCACCGCGATCGCTGGTTGTCGGAGTTCCTGGCAAATGCATTCGTGAAGTTTCTGAGACAGAAGCTGCCGAATTAATGACTCACGCCCGCCGCTACGAGAAGTTAGCCCTAGTTCATGCAGGTAAGGGTAGTGATTTAGGATTCACGCCATAG
- a CDS encoding TIGR02652 family protein yields MINPGLQYPIFGPEIQCPHCRQTIPALTLTDTYLCPRHGAFEAEPKTGELVHLQSGRHWRRWNSEWYRQHTHPDGIRFEIHEALDRLYTQGYRATRVIIARRYQELISGYLERSTPWRGQSETAKPRLYGLPVEFSPDPKEEPCWEVINFDLEKEPGVPVRYPYFRLFE; encoded by the coding sequence ATGATCAACCCAGGCTTACAGTACCCAATTTTTGGTCCCGAAATTCAGTGTCCTCACTGTCGCCAGACGATTCCGGCACTGACGTTGACCGACACGTATTTATGTCCGCGCCACGGCGCTTTTGAAGCAGAACCGAAAACAGGCGAACTCGTTCATCTCCAATCAGGGCGTCACTGGCGACGTTGGAATAGTGAGTGGTATCGGCAACATACGCATCCTGATGGAATTCGGTTTGAAATTCATGAAGCGCTCGATCGTCTCTATACTCAAGGATATCGAGCCACTCGCGTGATTATTGCCCGCCGCTATCAAGAATTGATTAGTGGCTACTTAGAACGAAGCACGCCTTGGCGAGGACAATCAGAAACTGCTAAACCTAGACTTTACGGTTTGCCTGTAGAATTTAGTCCTGATCCTAAGGAAGAACCATGCTGGGAAGTGATTAATTTTGACTTAGAAAAAGAACCTGGTGTCCCTGTACGGTATCCTTATTTTCGATTGTTTGAGTAG
- a CDS encoding VOC family protein, whose amino-acid sequence MHHASIRTANIHRAIAFYELLGFTVCDRFTTGYTLACWMEGLSGRIELIQIPQPRPAPDAFNDEHYVGYYHLSFDLSAVTNDLPDWLTALKHRFNKAQQSQPEQYQTLKVLLEPTQQQIGDRCYEVAFIADADGLPLEFIRVYE is encoded by the coding sequence ATGCATCACGCTTCGATTCGGACTGCTAATATTCATCGCGCGATCGCTTTCTACGAACTTTTAGGATTTACTGTATGCGATCGCTTTACGACGGGTTACACCTTAGCTTGCTGGATGGAAGGACTCAGCGGCAGAATTGAACTTATTCAGATTCCCCAACCACGTCCTGCACCGGATGCTTTTAATGATGAGCATTATGTCGGGTACTATCACTTATCGTTTGATTTGAGTGCTGTAACGAATGATTTACCTGACTGGTTAACAGCTTTGAAACACCGTTTTAATAAAGCCCAGCAATCACAACCAGAACAATACCAAACTTTAAAAGTTCTTCTAGAACCAACTCAACAGCAGATTGGCGATCGCTGTTATGAAGTAGCCTTTATTGCTGATGCAGATGGACTGCCCTTAGAATTCATTCGGGTTTATGAATAA
- a CDS encoding DUF4359 domain-containing protein, translating into MKNSHIITYVGVAALAGIGITMAVTNPSLPAYEVYAVQRLTEYLKSDVCPQVPEVFGSILQRNCTKIVDSSQAQMRLIITQATQQQNFVFFSIYRTDLSLNPLLPSYQFETVGIFNNFYTYRAQQQ; encoded by the coding sequence ATGAAAAATTCGCATATTATCACTTATGTTGGAGTAGCAGCCCTCGCGGGTATAGGAATCACAATGGCTGTCACCAATCCTAGTTTGCCTGCTTACGAAGTATATGCAGTACAAAGGTTAACAGAATATTTAAAAAGTGATGTGTGTCCTCAAGTGCCAGAGGTTTTCGGGAGTATCTTACAACGCAACTGCACTAAAATTGTTGATTCGAGTCAAGCGCAAATGCGACTCATTATCACCCAAGCAACACAGCAGCAAAATTTTGTCTTTTTTAGTATTTACCGCACAGATTTATCGCTCAATCCTTTACTTCCGTCTTACCAATTTGAAACTGTGGGAATTTTCAACAATTTTTATACTTATCGTGCCCAACAACAGTAA
- a CDS encoding TIGR04376 family protein: MVGLFDDFNRFLENRLEEFLRNNPHLELEALLEQLREQEEDTLKLIADLQLQEKRAQDEILATAQEIQRWHVRVEKAKAANRLDLAQPAQEREAALLREGNQRWGQMQGLKERTTQAKELLRQIQQRRQEVQSKATEAQTNRANYQAQQLWETDGWNRRARSQGADDLEATFQRWETQDELDQLKRNMGR, encoded by the coding sequence ATAGTGGGCTTATTTGACGATTTCAACCGTTTTTTAGAAAACCGCTTAGAAGAATTTTTACGCAACAATCCGCATTTAGAGTTAGAAGCGCTATTAGAACAGCTCCGCGAACAAGAAGAAGATACTTTAAAGTTAATTGCGGATTTGCAATTGCAAGAGAAACGCGCACAAGATGAAATTTTGGCAACTGCTCAAGAAATCCAACGGTGGCACGTTCGTGTAGAAAAAGCAAAGGCAGCAAATAGACTCGACCTCGCTCAACCAGCACAAGAACGCGAAGCTGCTTTGTTACGAGAAGGTAATCAGCGTTGGGGACAGATGCAGGGCTTAAAAGAACGCACTACCCAAGCAAAAGAATTACTGCGCCAAATTCAACAACGACGACAAGAAGTTCAAAGTAAAGCAACAGAAGCACAAACGAATCGCGCCAATTATCAAGCGCAGCAACTTTGGGAAACTGATGGTTGGAACCGTCGTGCGCGATCGCAGGGAGCAGACGATCTCGAAGCGACTTTTCAACGTTGGGAAACTCAAGATGAGTTAGACCAGTTAAAACGAAATATGGGAAGATAG
- a CDS encoding peptidylprolyl isomerase — protein sequence MHQKIQILLIAVLFLGGLTLGGCTPEQASISSPTTPAQTTSPTTQTSSPQMKSPVLEGTATVVMTVNGSPITIEVDGTNAPVTAGNFVDLVQRGVYDGLVFHRVVRQPEPFVVQGGDPQSKNPNFPPQQLGTGGFVDPNTGSERFIPLEIKPQGAAEPIYSQTLNAQNSTPQLRHTRGAVAMARSQQPDSASSQFYFTLADLSFLDGSYAVFGYVTDGMDVVDQIQQGDRIESAQVTQGAENLRGGQ from the coding sequence ATGCATCAAAAAATTCAGATCTTGTTGATTGCTGTGTTGTTTCTTGGTGGATTGACGTTAGGAGGATGCACGCCAGAGCAGGCTTCTATCTCTTCACCAACTACCCCAGCTCAGACAACATCACCTACTACTCAAACGAGTAGTCCACAAATGAAATCACCTGTATTAGAAGGAACCGCCACTGTCGTTATGACAGTTAATGGCTCACCAATTACGATCGAAGTCGATGGCACAAATGCCCCAGTGACTGCAGGAAATTTTGTTGACCTTGTACAACGGGGTGTTTATGACGGACTTGTTTTCCATCGTGTCGTCCGACAGCCAGAGCCTTTTGTTGTTCAAGGAGGCGATCCGCAAAGTAAAAACCCTAATTTTCCTCCTCAGCAACTAGGTACTGGTGGTTTTGTCGATCCCAACACAGGTAGCGAACGCTTTATTCCTCTGGAAATTAAGCCCCAAGGTGCGGCTGAACCGATTTATAGTCAAACTCTTAATGCTCAGAACTCGACACCACAGCTACGCCATACACGCGGTGCTGTAGCCATGGCGCGATCGCAGCAGCCAGATTCAGCCTCTTCGCAGTTCTACTTTACTTTAGCCGATCTGTCATTTTTAGACGGTAGCTATGCTGTTTTTGGTTATGTTACCGATGGCATGGATGTTGTCGATCAAATTCAGCAAGGCGATCGTATTGAATCTGCCCAAGTTACCCAGGGAGCAGAAAATTTACGGGGAGGTCAATAA
- a CDS encoding photosystem I assembly protein Ycf4, with protein sequence MTVSTTKNTDDSANQGSSASQVLHQQILGSRRFSNYWWATVVLLGATGFVLAGLSSYLNVNLLPFTTPNEITFVPQGLAMTFYGVTGLLLALYLWIVVILDVGGGYNDFNKEAGKVHIFRWGFLGKNRKIEIEFPTQDVQAVRVEVKEGLNPRRALYLRVKGRRNVPLTRVGQPLSVQKLETEGAQLAQFLGVPLEGL encoded by the coding sequence ATGACTGTATCAACAACAAAGAATACTGATGACTCCGCAAATCAAGGTAGCTCTGCTTCTCAGGTTCTTCATCAGCAAATTTTAGGTTCGAGGCGCTTTAGTAACTACTGGTGGGCAACTGTCGTTTTGCTTGGTGCAACTGGCTTTGTGCTTGCTGGGCTGTCGAGCTATCTCAACGTCAATTTACTTCCCTTTACCACACCTAATGAAATTACGTTTGTTCCTCAGGGTTTGGCGATGACTTTCTATGGTGTTACGGGCTTATTATTAGCGCTGTATCTTTGGATTGTTGTCATCTTAGACGTTGGCGGTGGTTATAACGATTTCAATAAAGAAGCTGGAAAAGTCCATATTTTTCGCTGGGGATTCTTAGGAAAAAACCGCAAAATTGAAATTGAATTTCCAACACAAGATGTGCAAGCTGTGCGAGTGGAGGTCAAAGAAGGTTTGAATCCGCGTCGGGCTTTGTATTTACGGGTCAAAGGACGGAGGAACGTACCGCTTACACGCGTAGGACAACCGCTATCGGTACAAAAGCTGGAAACAGAAGGTGCTCAATTAGCTCAATTTTTAGGCGTGCCTCTTGAAGGTTTATAA
- the psbD gene encoding photosystem II D2 protein (photosystem q(a) protein), protein MTIAVGQPASRGWFDVIDDWLKRDRFVFIGWSGILLFPCAYMALGGWLTGTTFVTSWYTHGIASSYLEGCNFLTVAVSTPANSMGHSLLFLWGPEAQWDFTRWCQMGGLWTFVALHGAFALIGFMLRQFEIARLVGVRPYNALAFSAPIAVFVSVFLMYPLGQSGWFFAPSFGVAAIFRFLLFFQGFHNWTLNPFHMMGVAGVLGGALLCAIHGATVENTLFEDGDKANTFRAFNPTQAEETYSMVTANRFWSQIFGIAFSNKRWLHFFMLFVPVTGLWMSAVGVVGLAVNLRAYDFVSQELRAAEDPEFETFYTKNILLNEGIRAWMAPQDQPHEHFQFPEEVLPRGNAL, encoded by the coding sequence ATGACAATAGCAGTAGGACAACCAGCGAGTCGAGGATGGTTTGACGTCATCGACGACTGGTTAAAAAGAGATCGCTTCGTATTCATCGGGTGGTCAGGAATATTGCTATTTCCCTGTGCGTATATGGCACTAGGGGGATGGCTAACAGGAACAACATTCGTAACGTCGTGGTACACACACGGAATAGCATCGTCATACTTAGAAGGATGCAACTTTCTGACAGTGGCAGTATCAACACCAGCAAACAGCATGGGACACTCATTGCTGTTCTTGTGGGGGCCAGAAGCACAGTGGGACTTCACGAGGTGGTGTCAAATGGGAGGACTATGGACATTCGTAGCACTCCACGGAGCATTTGCGCTGATCGGATTTATGCTACGGCAATTTGAGATAGCGCGGCTAGTGGGAGTAAGACCATACAACGCATTAGCATTCAGCGCACCAATAGCAGTGTTTGTCAGCGTATTCTTGATGTACCCACTCGGACAATCAGGATGGTTTTTCGCGCCCAGCTTTGGAGTAGCAGCAATCTTCCGGTTCTTGCTATTTTTCCAAGGATTCCACAACTGGACACTCAACCCATTTCATATGATGGGGGTAGCGGGAGTGCTAGGAGGAGCATTGCTGTGTGCGATTCACGGTGCGACAGTAGAAAACACGCTGTTTGAAGACGGCGACAAAGCGAACACTTTCCGTGCGTTCAACCCCACCCAAGCGGAAGAAACCTACAGCATGGTGACAGCGAACCGCTTTTGGTCGCAAATCTTCGGTATTGCCTTTTCCAACAAGCGCTGGTTGCACTTTTTCATGTTGTTTGTGCCTGTGACAGGGTTATGGATGAGTGCGGTAGGTGTTGTTGGTTTAGCAGTGAACTTGCGGGCATATGACTTCGTTTCTCAGGAGTTGCGTGCCGCTGAAGACCCTGAGTTCGAGACGTTCTACACCAAAAACATTCTGCTCAATGAAGGTATTCGCGCTTGGATGGCTCCCCAAGACCAGCCTCATGAGCATTTCCAATTCCCTGAGGAGGTATTACCCCGTGGAAACGCCTTATAA
- the psbC gene encoding photosystem II reaction center protein CP43, whose amino-acid sequence MGGGRDIESTGFAWWAGNARLINLSGKLLGAHVAHSGLIVFWAGAMTLFEVAHFIPEKPMYEQGLILLPHLAAQGWGVGPGGEVINTFPYFVVGVLHLISSAVLGLGGIYHAIRGPETLEEYSSFFGYDWKDKNKMTSIIGFHLIILGCGALLLVIKAMFVGGLYDTWAPGGGDVRVITNPTLNPAVIFGYVLRSPFGGEGSIASVDNLEDVVGGHIWVALLLISGGIFHVLTKPFAWARRAFIWSGEAYLSYSLGAVSLMAFIATCFVWFNNTVYPSEFYGPTGPEASQAQALTFLIRDQRLGANVGSAQGPTGLGKYLMRSPTGEIIFGGETMRFWDVRAPWLEPLRGPNGLDLDKIKNDIQPWQARRAAEFMTHAPLGSINSVGGVATEINSFNYVSPRSWLASFHFVMFFFFLVGHLWHAGRARAAVAGFEKGINRENEPVMAMGELD is encoded by the coding sequence ATGGGTGGCGGTCGCGACATCGAATCGACCGGTTTCGCCTGGTGGGCAGGTAATGCCCGTTTAATTAATCTATCTGGTAAGCTACTGGGCGCTCACGTAGCCCATTCTGGTTTGATTGTCTTCTGGGCTGGAGCGATGACTTTGTTTGAAGTCGCGCACTTCATTCCAGAAAAGCCAATGTATGAGCAAGGACTCATTCTACTACCTCACCTCGCTGCACAAGGATGGGGTGTAGGTCCAGGTGGTGAGGTTATTAACACATTTCCTTATTTTGTAGTTGGTGTACTCCACCTAATTTCTTCTGCTGTTTTGGGATTAGGTGGTATTTACCATGCCATTCGTGGTCCAGAAACCTTAGAAGAATATTCGTCTTTCTTCGGTTACGACTGGAAAGACAAAAACAAAATGACCAGCATTATTGGTTTCCACCTCATCATTCTCGGATGTGGTGCGCTGTTGCTGGTAATTAAGGCAATGTTTGTTGGTGGTCTTTATGACACTTGGGCACCTGGCGGTGGTGACGTTCGTGTGATTACTAATCCCACACTGAACCCAGCAGTCATCTTTGGCTATGTGCTGAGGTCTCCTTTTGGTGGCGAAGGCTCCATCGCCAGCGTAGACAACCTAGAAGACGTTGTTGGCGGTCATATTTGGGTTGCTTTACTACTCATTTCTGGTGGTATTTTCCACGTTCTGACTAAGCCTTTTGCTTGGGCGCGTCGTGCTTTCATCTGGTCTGGAGAAGCATATCTTTCCTACAGCTTAGGTGCTGTGTCCTTGATGGCATTCATTGCCACCTGTTTTGTTTGGTTTAACAATACTGTTTATCCCAGCGAATTTTACGGTCCTACAGGTCCAGAAGCATCACAAGCTCAAGCATTGACCTTCTTGATTCGCGACCAACGCTTAGGCGCTAACGTCGGTTCTGCTCAAGGTCCTACAGGGTTGGGTAAATACTTAATGCGCTCTCCCACTGGTGAAATTATCTTCGGTGGTGAAACAATGCGTTTCTGGGATGTCCGCGCTCCTTGGTTAGAGCCATTGCGTGGTCCTAATGGTCTAGATCTGGACAAAATCAAGAACGATATTCAGCCATGGCAAGCTCGTCGTGCTGCTGAATTCATGACACACGCACCTCTTGGTTCGATCAACTCTGTTGGTGGCGTGGCTACGGAGATCAACTCCTTCAACTATGTATCTCCACGTTCTTGGCTAGCTTCCTTCCACTTTGTGATGTTCTTCTTCTTCCTCGTGGGTCACTTGTGGCACGCAGGTCGCGCCAGAGCAGCAGTAGCTGGCTTTGAAAAAGGCATCAACCGTGAAAATGAGCCAGTAATGGCTATGGGTGAACTTGACTAA
- a CDS encoding PCP reductase family protein, producing MSVTIMSDFEYLETLQWTPEAKAKLRNIPFFARTQAQARIEQLARAAGQEVVTTELVEQARLEFGQ from the coding sequence ATGTCAGTGACGATCATGAGTGACTTTGAATATTTAGAAACTTTGCAATGGACACCTGAAGCCAAAGCCAAGTTAAGAAACATCCCTTTTTTTGCCCGAACTCAAGCCCAAGCAAGAATTGAGCAATTAGCACGTGCTGCAGGGCAAGAAGTTGTCACAACCGAGTTAGTCGAGCAAGCAAGACTAGAGTTTGGTCAGTAA
- a CDS encoding vWA domain-containing protein: MSDILKLEDAVEFAENPEPRCPCVLLLDTSGSMQGEAIAALNEGLKVFRDELNRDNLAKKRVEVAIISFNFEVNIVQEFVTADQFEPPTLVAHGLTHMGSAIHQGLDLIQARKTEYRNNGIAYYRPWVFLITDGEPQGELESLVEQAAQRIKDDENSKRVAFFAVGVEGANMDRLSQIVVRAPLKLRGLNFQEMFIWLSASMQRVSQSKPDDQVALPPPGWGAV, from the coding sequence ATGTCTGATATTTTGAAACTTGAAGATGCTGTAGAATTCGCCGAGAATCCAGAGCCACGGTGTCCATGTGTCCTTCTTCTAGACACTTCTGGTTCAATGCAGGGCGAAGCAATTGCAGCTTTAAACGAAGGCTTAAAAGTTTTTAGGGATGAATTGAATCGAGACAACCTTGCTAAGAAACGAGTTGAGGTAGCGATCATTTCATTCAACTTTGAGGTAAATATCGTTCAAGAGTTTGTTACTGCCGATCAATTTGAGCCACCAACCCTAGTTGCACATGGTTTAACTCATATGGGTTCTGCAATCCATCAAGGACTAGATTTAATTCAAGCTCGTAAAACCGAATATCGCAATAATGGTATTGCCTACTATCGTCCATGGGTATTTTTGATTACAGATGGTGAGCCGCAAGGTGAGTTAGAAAGTCTTGTAGAACAAGCAGCCCAGCGAATTAAAGATGATGAAAACAGCAAGCGAGTTGCCTTTTTTGCTGTCGGTGTCGAGGGGGCTAACATGGATCGCCTGAGCCAAATTGTAGTGCGCGCACCATTGAAATTAAGAGGACTCAATTTTCAGGAGATGTTTATCTGGTTATCAGCCAGTATGCAACGAGTTTCGCAGTCAAAACCAGACGATCAAGTTGCATTACCTCCACCAGGATGGGGTGCAGTTTAA
- a CDS encoding SWIM zinc finger family protein produces the protein MTNFSFQSSREWWSQRWLDLLDSYRFKKRLERARNYSRQGNVLSIQFEGAKVSARVQGTEVEPYQVSLFLEPFTNEQWQYVIETMSQRAIFAAKLLAGEMPPNIEEVFTLNGLSLFPFTLSEVRSKCSCPDKANPCKHIAAVYYQLGDRFSEDPFVLFQLRGRTKNQIIDTLRELRSTHQVVNPEPIVLQSAAPQTSPEANKSSFWHYQEPLESNLVVIAPSTNSDVLDILGAIPLPNDLAENADNSSEAVMHYLNAVYQQVAQQAFVVAMNTEAS, from the coding sequence ATGACCAACTTTAGCTTTCAATCTAGCCGTGAATGGTGGTCACAACGTTGGCTAGATCTATTGGATTCTTATCGCTTTAAAAAACGCCTAGAGAGAGCGCGCAACTACTCGCGGCAGGGTAATGTTTTAAGTATTCAGTTTGAAGGAGCAAAGGTATCAGCACGAGTACAAGGTACAGAAGTTGAGCCTTATCAAGTTTCGCTGTTTCTAGAACCCTTTACCAACGAGCAATGGCAGTATGTCATAGAAACAATGTCGCAACGGGCAATTTTTGCTGCCAAACTCCTAGCAGGAGAAATGCCACCTAATATTGAAGAAGTCTTTACACTAAATGGGTTATCGTTGTTTCCCTTTACGCTTTCTGAAGTCCGCAGCAAATGCTCTTGTCCTGATAAAGCAAATCCCTGCAAGCATATTGCTGCAGTTTATTATCAGTTAGGCGATCGCTTTAGTGAAGATCCATTTGTCTTATTTCAGTTACGAGGACGTACAAAAAACCAAATCATTGATACTTTGCGCGAATTGCGGAGTACTCATCAAGTTGTAAATCCTGAGCCGATCGTACTTCAATCAGCCGCCCCACAGACGTCACCAGAAGCCAACAAGTCATCGTTTTGGCACTACCAAGAACCGCTAGAATCTAACTTAGTTGTTATTGCCCCATCAACTAACAGCGATGTCTTGGACATTTTAGGTGCAATTCCTCTCCCAAATGATCTTGCCGAAAATGCCGATAACTCTTCTGAGGCAGTGATGCATTATTTAAACGCTGTCTACCAGCAGGTTGCTCAGCAAGCTTTTGTTGTAGCAATGAACACTGAAGCAAGTTGA